Genomic window (Comamonas endophytica):
CGGATGACCTGCGCCAGGTTCTCGTCGCCCTTGGCGGGAATCGCGCCCGAGGCTTCCAGGCGCTGGCGGATGGCGGGATCGCCCAGGCCCGCGCGCAGTGCGCCCTGCAGCTTGGCCAGGATCTCGGGCGGCAGGTCCTTCGGGCCTACCAGCGCAAACCAGCCGTTGAGCGCATAGCCCTTCAGTGCCGGATGCTCGCCCAGCGCCGGCACGTCCTTGAACGTGGGCAGGCGGCTGGCCGTCGTGACGCCCAGCGCCTTCATGCGGCCGTTTTGCAGGAAAGGCGCGGCGGCCAGCGGCGAGATGATCGCGAAATCGACATTGCCGCCGCCCAGGTCGGTGGTCATCGTCGCCGAGCCGCGGTAGGGAATGTGGGTGATGAACAGCCCCGCGCTCTTCTTGATCAGCTCGCCCGAGAAATGCGGCGTGGAGCCGATGCCCGGGCTGCCGTAGCTGTACTTGCCGGGGTTCTTCTTCACCAGCGCGACGAACTCATCGATGTTCTTCACCGGCACATGGGCTCCAGCGACCCACATGTTGGGCGCCAGCGCCGCTAGGCCGATCGGCGTCACGTCCTTGGACGGATCGTACTTCTGCGCGGTGTTCACGGCCTTGGTGCCGGCCAGCTCATTGCTCGAACCCGCCAGCAGCGTATAGCCATCAGGCTTGCTGCTGACCACGCGCTGGGCCGCGACCACACCTGCGGCGCCGGCCTGGTTCTCGACCACCACCGTGGCATTGAGATGCTTGGTAAGGATGTCGGAAATCACGCGCCCGACCATGTCGACCGAACCACCGGGCGCATAGCCGATGACCAGGCGGATGGGCTTGGAGGGATAGGCGGGCTCGGCGCACAGGGGTGCAGCCATCAGTGCGGCGGCCGAAGCTAGGAGAAGACGCCGGGACAGGGAGGATTCAAACATGGTGGAGAACGAAAAGAGCATTGCAATGCTGCACCGGATGCAAGATCCGGACCAAGGCGGCGATATTAGAGGGCAATGTCTCCTTTTGTGCAGCTCAATCAGTAGGTGTTTGTACTAGGATCAACTTTTCATTGTTCAACAACCATGTACCGAATCGGTGCTTGTAGCGCAGCATGCACCGTAAAGGTGCCGCTTATTTCAGACGTGGGCGATGCGCTCGCCCAACGCTGCACAGCGCTGGGCAATGAACTCGCGCAGGCGCCGCAGCAGCGGAGTCAGCTGCTGGCGGCCGGGAACCACGAGAAACAGCGGCGCGGCTTCGGTGCTCCAGCCGGTGCACAGCGCCTGCAGCCGGCCCTCGGCCAAGTCGCTTGCGACATCCAGGCCTGACTTGTAGGCAATGCCCCTGCCAAGCACCGCCCAGCGGCGCACTGCATCGCTGTCATTGGATACATTGGCGCCGCGCACGCGTACCGTCAGCGGCGCATCGCCATCCTGCCGGAAGCGCCAGCGGTCATGCACCTCCTCGCCCAGCATGAAGCAAAGACAGCGATGGCGGCTCAACTCGTGGGGCGTCGCCGGCGTTCCATGGCGCGCCAGATACCCGGGCGACGCGCACAGCACGCGGCGGTTGGCAGAGGCCAGCGGCAAGGCCACCAGGCTGGAATCGGGCGGTTTGCCATAGCGCAGCGCAGCGTCCACCGGATCGCTGTAGACATTGGCCATGCGGTCTGCAAGCTGCAGCCGGATGTCGACATCGGGATGCAGTTCCTGGAAGTCATCGAGCCAGGGCAGCAGCACATTGCGCCCCAGATCCGAAGGCGCGGACAGTTTGAGCACGCCGCGCAGCGCTTGCCCGCCGGCCGCCAGCTGCTCGCCAGCCTGCTGCAGCGCCGCCAGCGCCGGCCGGCACTGCGCCAGGAACTGCTCGCCCTGCGGTGTCAGCCGCAGGCTGCGCGTGGAGCGCACGAACAGCTGCACGCCCAGCTCGGCCTCCAGCCGCTTGAGCGCGGCGCTGGCCGCGGCTGGCGTCATATCCAGCGCACGCGCGGTAGCGGACAGGCTGCCGTTGTCCGACGTGCGCACGAAGATATCGAGATGGTTCAAGGCTTTCATGCGCCAATGATCGCGCACTTGCCACGCATTTTAAAAAATCCATTGAACTATCTGCCGTCCATAGAACACGGTCTGCACACGCAGCCTTCAAGATATTTTTGAAAGCGGCTTGAACACGGCCGGGGTTTTTCGCCGTTGGCAAACCGGCGAAGATCCAGCCATCGATTGCTTGCCTTGAAAGGACTCCCATGAAAGCCATTGGCTACCGGACGCCCGGCCCCATCGACCAGCCAGGCGCGCTGCTCGACATCACCCTGCCCGACCCCGTGGCCCGCGGCCGCGACCTGTTGGTCGAGGTCAAGGCGATCTCCGTCAACCCGGTCGACACCAAGGTGCGGCGCAGCGCGGCGCCCGATGCCGGCCAGGACTACAAGGTGCTGGGCTGGGACGCCAGCGGCATCGTCAAGGCCGTGGGCCCTGAGGTCACGCTGTTCCAGCCCGGAGACCGCGTCTGGTACGCTGGCTCCATCGTGCGCCAGGGCACCAACAGCGAACTGCATCTGGTGGACGAACGCATCGTCGGGCATGCACCCGAATCACTTGATTTCGCGCAGGCAGCCGCTCTGCCACTCACGGCCATCACCGCCTGGGAGATGCTGTTCGACCGCCTTGGCGTCGCGCCCGGCAAGCAGCCTGATGGCAGGACGCTGCTGATCATCGGCGCCGCGGGCGGCGTGGGCTCCATCCTCACGCAGCTGGCCGCGCGGCTCACCAACCTCACCGTCATCGCCACCGCTTCGCGCCCCGAAACGCAGGCCTGGGTACGGGAGCTGGGTGCGCACCATGTGATCGACCATCGCCAGCCCCTGGCCGAGGAGCTGCGCCGCATCGGGTTCCCGTCGGTGGACCTGATCGCCAGCCTGACGCAGACCGAGTCGCATCTGGCGCAGATCGTCGAAGCCATCGCGCCCCAGGGCAAGCTCGCGCTGATCGACGATCCCCAGGCGCTGGACATCATGCCCTTCAAGCGCAAGTCGGTGTCGGTGCACTGGGAGCTGATGTTCACGCGCTCGCTGTTCGGCACCGAGGACATGCAGGCGCAGCACCGGTTGCTCGACGAAGTCGCCGAGCTGGTCGATGCCGGCCTGGTGCGCAGCACGCTGGCCGAGCACTACGGCAGCATCAACGCAGCCAATCTCCAGCGTGCCCATGCGCTGATCGAGTCGGGCCGTTCGCGCGGCAAGGTGGTGCTGGAAAACTGGGAATGAGCGCCGCCGCGGCCTTGCCCGCGGCGCAAAAAGCGGCATCATGGCGGCTCTGTCCATTCCGAGAGCACCCCCATGTCCAACTGGCCCGACTCCCGCATTCTCGATCTCCTCGGCATCCAGGTGCCGATCCTGCAGGCCCCGATGGCCGGGCCTTCGATGCATGAGATGGCGATCGCCGTCGGCCAGGCAGGAGGCCTGGCCTCCCTGCCCTGCGCGATGCTGGGTGCGGCACAGGTACGCAGCGAGGTCGCACTGATACGCGCGCAGACCGATGCGCCGCTGAACCTCAATTTCTTTTGCCACGGCAGCCCCACGCCCGACCCGGCGCGCGAGGCCGCCTGGCGCGAGCGGCTGCGCCCTTACTACGTGGAGCTCGGGCTGGATCCAGACATGGAAGTGCCGGCATCGAGCCGCAACCCGTTTGACGAAGCCAGTTGCGCGCTGGTGGAGGAGCTGCGTCCGGCGGTGGTGAGCTTTCATTTCGGGCTGCCCTCCTCCGAGCTGCTGGCGCGCGTGCGTGCAGCGGGCGCCAAGGTGCTGTCGTCGGCAACCACCGTGGCGGAAGCACGCTGGCTCGAGGCACGGAGCGTGGATGCGGTCATTGCCCAGGGCGTGGAAGCCGGCGGGCACCGCGGCATGTTTCTCACGGACGACGTCGGCACCCAGCTCGGCACCTTCGCGCTGGTGCCGCAGATCGTCGATGCAGTGCGCGTGCCGGTGATCGCGGCCGGCGGCATCATGGACGGGCGCGGCATGTCGGCGGCGCTGACCCTGGGCGCATCGGCGGTGCAGCTGGGTACGGCCTATCTCTTCACGCCCGAAGCGCGGCTGGGCCCCGTGCACCAGGCGGTGCTGCGCAGCCCCGCAGCCGAGACCACGGCGCTCACGCGCCTGTTCACCGGACGGCCGGCGCGCGGCATCGTCAACCGGCTGATGTCCGAGCTGGGTCCGCTGTCACCACTGGCACCCGCGTTTCCGCTGGCCGGCGGGGCACTGGCCCCCCTGCGCAGCGCCAGCGAGGCGCGGGGCGCGGGCGACTTCACGCCGCTGTGGGCGGGCCAGGGTGCGCCCATGGGCCGCGACGGCGGCGCGCAGGCTCTGACCGAAAGCATCGCCGCGCAGGCGCAGGCACTGATGCAGCGCCAGGGCAGCGGTCAGGCATAAGCTTCGTGAACCATGCCGGATGGATGGACGCCCGGCAGTGTGCAGTAGTGCTCGCTATGCGCCATGCATTCGTTGGCAGGAGCCGCCAGGCCCCCTTTCGGAAGAATTGCGGGACTTCGGGCCAATGGGCCGTGCCGGCGCATGCAAGGCACCGGCACAACGCCCAACACAATCCTATCCATCTGGCACAGCGCCCAGTAACCGACTTCTATCCGTGGCGTAAGCCGCGCGCTCGCGCGGAACGCGGCCGGCCGCGCACACGCTTGACACCGGCCCACCCTCTTCAGCCCCGCCGACCTGCCTCCGCCGCCGTGGGCGATGGGCGCACCAGCCAGCCCAGCAACACCAGCGCCACGCCCGAAGCCTGGAACACCAGGTCATAGGCCAGCGGATTCGGCGCGTACTCGTTGACATGGTGGATGCCCAGGATCAGATGGTTGATGCCGCCTTCGAGGAAATTGAACAGGCCCCAACCCATGAACCAGGCACCCCAGAACAGGCGCGGCGACCAGGGCATGCTGCTGCGGCCCGACGCCCGCACCAGCATCCACAGCCCGGCAAAGGTCATGAGCCACACCGCGGCGTGGAACAGGCCGTCCCATACCATGTTGATCTTCGCATCCACGAGATTGGTGGGCGGCAACACGCCCGACAGCATGTTGTGCCACTGCAGGATCTGGTGGAACACGATGCCGTCGACGAATCCGCCCATGCCCGCACCCATCAGGATGCCGGCGGCCAGCAGCGGTCTGCGGTGCGTCATTGGGGAGCCTCCTGGGTTCGGTACATCCATACGGCAAATGCCACCAGCAGCAGCACCGGCACGGTGAGCAGCAGCAGGCGCAGCGCGAAGTGCGCGTCGAGCACGCCGGCCACGACCATCGTGCGGCACGGGGAACAGGCAAGCGCCTGCAGCGGCGCGAGCAGCAGGCAGGCCAGCAGGAGTGGGAATTTCATCGCGCCATGCTAATTCAGCCCGGCCCGCGCCAGGCGCGAACGGGCCTGCGGCCTACACAGGCGCTGCAACCGGATTGCAACGCCGCTGCCGGCGCGTTTGTCCCGCCATCCGTGATCCCCTATTCTCGATGCACGCTTTCGAAGGAGTGCTCCGACCATGACCGCAGCGAATTGGCTTCGCCCCGTTCGATTCCTGCTGCGCGGATGCCTTCAGCTGCTCGCGGCGCTGGCACTGGCCTGGGAGGTGCTGGCCATCGCGCATTTCCCGCTGCTGGCCGCGCCCTGGCGCTGGGCGCTGGCCGCAGCCGTGGCGGCATTTTCCCTCTGGGGCCTGTGGATCAGCCGGCGGCGCTGGCCCAAGGCAGCGGTGCTGGCGCTGTGGTTTGGCTGCTGGCTGGCGTGGACGTCGGTGCAGCCCTCGCTGGACCGAAACTGGCGTCCGGAGGTGGCGGTCATGCCGCGCATCGCCGTGTATGGCGACCGCATCCGCATCACCGGCTACCGCAACTTCGACTACCGCAGCCCGGACGAATTCACGCCGCGCTTCGAGACGCGCGAGCTGCGCCTGTCGCAGCTGCGCTCGCTGGACTTCTTCCTTTCCTACTGGCACCCCGGGCCGGTGGGGCATACCTTCCTGAGCTTCAACTTCGATGGTGCCGCGCCGGTCAGCATCTCCATCGAGACCCGGCCGGAGGTGGGCGAAGGCTTCGACCCGCTGGCCTCGCTGTTCAGCCACTTCGAGCTCATCTATGTGGTGGGCGACGAGCGCGATCTGGTGCGCGTGCGCAGCAACTACCGCAAGGAGGATGTGTACCTGTACCGCACCAATGTCGGCTCGGATGCGGCGCGCCGGCTGTTCCTGGTCTATGCCGAACGCATCGACGCGCTGGCCGAGCGTGCGGAGTTCTACCACCTGCTCAGCAACAACTGCACCATCAATATCCTGCGCTACGCCAACCGCATCGGGCGCGAGGGGCGGCTCGACATACGGCATGTGCTCAATGGCTTCAGCGACCGTTATCTGTACCGTGCCGGCATCATCGACACCTCGCTGCCATTCGAAGAACTGCGCGCGCGTTCGCACATCAACGCCGCGGCGCAGGCGGCGGACCAGGCGCCGGATTTTTCGGCGCGCATACGCACGGGGCGGCCGCTGCCTGCGACGGTGCTGCCATGAAGCGCATCGAAGCCACGAACCCATTCCCTGCAGCGCGGGCGTGGTTTCTGCTGCTGGCACTGATTCCAATTGCCGGCTGCCGGCTGCCGGCTGCGACCACCGCAGCCCGGGCGATGCACGCGTCTTGGTCCGCTCTTGACATCTCCCCTGCCTGAACGAACACCGGTCATGCCGGGGTGGAAGTTTTCCGAGCCAGGCATGATTGGTATGTCAAAACGACTCCCAGGCGCCATCCGCAGGTTTTCTCGCAGCAATGGCCGGAGCAGCTGCAGAAGCACGTGCCGGAACCGGGGCGCGGGCAGCAGCCAGCGGCGTGGCACGGCTTGTGCCAGCCGGGCGCGAGGCCGGAGCGTCGGTGTCCGACAGCCGGAAGATGCCCACGGCGCGCAGCAGCTCCTGGGCCTGTGTATTGAGGCTGCTGGCCGCGGCCGACATCTGCTCCACCAGCGCGGCGTTCTGCTGCGTCGCCTGGTCGATGTTGTTCACCGCTTCGCCGACCTGGGCCACGCCCGCGCTCTGCTCGGCGCTGGCGGCGCTGATCTCGCCGACGATGTCCGTGACGCGGCGGATGCTTCCGACGACCTGCTGCATGGTGCTGCCGGCGCGGTCCGCGAGTTGCGAGCCGCTGGCCACGCGCTGTACGCTTTCATCGATCAGCTGCTTGATCTCCTTCGCGGCCGCAGCGCTGCGCCCGGCCAGCGCGCGCACCTCGCCGGCCACCACGGCAAAGCCCCGGCCCTGCTCGCCGGCGCGCGCCGCCTCCACCGCGGCGTTCAAGGCCAGGATATTCGTCTGGAAGGCGATGCCGTCGATGACGCCGATGATCTCCGCCATGCGCTGGCTGGAATCGCTGATGCCGCGCATCGTCACCACCACCTGCTCGACCACCTGGCCGCCCTGCTGCGCCACGCTGCTCGCGCTTTGCGCCAGCTGGTTGGCCTGGCCCGCGTTGTCGGCGTTCTGGTGCACCGTGGTGCCCAGTTGCTCCATGGACGATGCGGTCTGCTCCAGCGCGCTGGCCTGGCTCTCGGTGCGCGCCGACAGGTCCAGATTGCCCTGGGCGATCTCGGCGCTGGCGGTCGATACGCCCTCGGCGCCCTGGCGCACGGTGGACACCAGTGCCACCAGGCCCTGCTGCATGCTCGCCAGCGCGCCCAGCAGGCGGCCGAACTCGTCCTGCGAATCGAAGCGGATGGCGCAGCTGATGTCGCCTCGCGCAATCTCGTTGATGCGGTCTACCGCCAGGTCCAGCGGGCGCACGATGGCGCGCACGATCAGGAGCGCCGCCCAGCATGCCAGCGCCACCATC
Coding sequences:
- a CDS encoding Bug family tripartite tricarboxylate transporter substrate binding protein; amino-acid sequence: MFESSLSRRLLLASAAALMAAPLCAEPAYPSKPIRLVIGYAPGGSVDMVGRVISDILTKHLNATVVVENQAGAAGVVAAQRVVSSKPDGYTLLAGSSNELAGTKAVNTAQKYDPSKDVTPIGLAALAPNMWVAGAHVPVKNIDEFVALVKKNPGKYSYGSPGIGSTPHFSGELIKKSAGLFITHIPYRGSATMTTDLGGGNVDFAIISPLAAAPFLQNGRMKALGVTTASRLPTFKDVPALGEHPALKGYALNGWFALVGPKDLPPEILAKLQGALRAGLGDPAIRQRLEASGAIPAKGDENLAQVIRTDMDKYQDLAKFANISE
- a CDS encoding LysR family transcriptional regulator, producing the protein MKALNHLDIFVRTSDNGSLSATARALDMTPAAASAALKRLEAELGVQLFVRSTRSLRLTPQGEQFLAQCRPALAALQQAGEQLAAGGQALRGVLKLSAPSDLGRNVLLPWLDDFQELHPDVDIRLQLADRMANVYSDPVDAALRYGKPPDSSLVALPLASANRRVLCASPGYLARHGTPATPHELSRHRCLCFMLGEEVHDRWRFRQDGDAPLTVRVRGANVSNDSDAVRRWAVLGRGIAYKSGLDVASDLAEGRLQALCTGWSTEAAPLFLVVPGRQQLTPLLRRLREFIAQRCAALGERIAHV
- a CDS encoding zinc-binding alcohol dehydrogenase family protein, whose protein sequence is MKAIGYRTPGPIDQPGALLDITLPDPVARGRDLLVEVKAISVNPVDTKVRRSAAPDAGQDYKVLGWDASGIVKAVGPEVTLFQPGDRVWYAGSIVRQGTNSELHLVDERIVGHAPESLDFAQAAALPLTAITAWEMLFDRLGVAPGKQPDGRTLLIIGAAGGVGSILTQLAARLTNLTVIATASRPETQAWVRELGAHHVIDHRQPLAEELRRIGFPSVDLIASLTQTESHLAQIVEAIAPQGKLALIDDPQALDIMPFKRKSVSVHWELMFTRSLFGTEDMQAQHRLLDEVAELVDAGLVRSTLAEHYGSINAANLQRAHALIESGRSRGKVVLENWE
- a CDS encoding DUF561 domain-containing protein; this encodes MSNWPDSRILDLLGIQVPILQAPMAGPSMHEMAIAVGQAGGLASLPCAMLGAAQVRSEVALIRAQTDAPLNLNFFCHGSPTPDPAREAAWRERLRPYYVELGLDPDMEVPASSRNPFDEASCALVEELRPAVVSFHFGLPSSELLARVRAAGAKVLSSATTVAEARWLEARSVDAVIAQGVEAGGHRGMFLTDDVGTQLGTFALVPQIVDAVRVPVIAAGGIMDGRGMSAALTLGASAVQLGTAYLFTPEARLGPVHQAVLRSPAAETTALTRLFTGRPARGIVNRLMSELGPLSPLAPAFPLAGGALAPLRSASEARGAGDFTPLWAGQGAPMGRDGGAQALTESIAAQAQALMQRQGSGQA
- a CDS encoding DUF2243 domain-containing protein, producing MTHRRPLLAAGILMGAGMGGFVDGIVFHQILQWHNMLSGVLPPTNLVDAKINMVWDGLFHAAVWLMTFAGLWMLVRASGRSSMPWSPRLFWGAWFMGWGLFNFLEGGINHLILGIHHVNEYAPNPLAYDLVFQASGVALVLLGWLVRPSPTAAEAGRRG
- a CDS encoding DUF4105 domain-containing protein, coding for MTAANWLRPVRFLLRGCLQLLAALALAWEVLAIAHFPLLAAPWRWALAAAVAAFSLWGLWISRRRWPKAAVLALWFGCWLAWTSVQPSLDRNWRPEVAVMPRIAVYGDRIRITGYRNFDYRSPDEFTPRFETRELRLSQLRSLDFFLSYWHPGPVGHTFLSFNFDGAAPVSISIETRPEVGEGFDPLASLFSHFELIYVVGDERDLVRVRSNYRKEDVYLYRTNVGSDAARRLFLVYAERIDALAERAEFYHLLSNNCTINILRYANRIGREGRLDIRHVLNGFSDRYLYRAGIIDTSLPFEELRARSHINAAAQAADQAPDFSARIRTGRPLPATVLP
- a CDS encoding methyl-accepting chemotaxis protein, which codes for MKSWKDTSVKAKLIGSFALLIAVIVGIAAYAIQMMREDNAHFRDYVHGIQARADTAHKMRQAVDRRAIAARNLALVTKPEDAAVEKSALEQAVGDVRKYLGELQAMSARPGVADEVRAKVADIARVESQYEPVAMAIASLVLGNQREAAVQKMNDECRVLLASLIQATEAYSTFTEARSRTMVEEAESSNQRRQRMLLIFSMLMVALACWAALLIVRAIVRPLDLAVDRINEIARGDISCAIRFDSQDEFGRLLGALASMQQGLVALVSTVRQGAEGVSTASAEIAQGNLDLSARTESQASALEQTASSMEQLGTTVHQNADNAGQANQLAQSASSVAQQGGQVVEQVVVTMRGISDSSQRMAEIIGVIDGIAFQTNILALNAAVEAARAGEQGRGFAVVAGEVRALAGRSAAAAKEIKQLIDESVQRVASGSQLADRAGSTMQQVVGSIRRVTDIVGEISAASAEQSAGVAQVGEAVNNIDQATQQNAALVEQMSAAASSLNTQAQELLRAVGIFRLSDTDAPASRPAGTSRATPLAAARAPVPARASAAAPAIAARKPADGAWESF